A section of the Hevea brasiliensis isolate MT/VB/25A 57/8 chromosome 17, ASM3005281v1, whole genome shotgun sequence genome encodes:
- the LOC110642653 gene encoding uncharacterized protein LOC110642653 — translation MAKLKIAGTWVGVLEVELQNWTVSMLRQEVAKRSNMGTHSINLICAGKVLKDGDGSEKLCQLGIKNNSKILVTRVFLEEGNSLKEELMADEERNRRLARVKAAVTALSKRHADGSLPIEDFNLELEDQSGQKLHFSETDQQAIMMGLMLHANGKGLIRRQMFKDALEVLTMGEEAFSLCNPKSIELVDNIPILQIDMVWCYFMLRDIAWLSVAGVRLEKAREGLEHAHGKDSSRFRLLQAGRSSELALYLRLELLEGVVAYHSGQFDKCRRFLTSAQARFFQLQVSDEALSTVMSMGFKEQDAKKALRMSNQDVESAINFLVEEKDKKGKKREDDIRRRNEIREQQRYGVTPLRKAVDLQRLKELISVGFDKELAAEALRRNENDTQKALDDLTNPETNTAIQRDIESKKRKRQRQKDEATIEQLVSMGFERSRVVEAVQAGGSMDQAMQQLLTQSSSNPTDPANSTISPGLIPTNNEGMGEDHMSNDSDVGGPSTSKIEQRDAEMEDEIADEIAKGDALTDYDIEVTKEGEAINEYLALLDSVGSSEKASSQ, via the exons ATGGCGAAACTAAAGATAGCAGGGACATGGGTAGGTGTTCTGGAGGTAGAATTGCAGAATTGGACGGTTTCCATGCTCAGACAGGAAGTTGCAAAGCGATCAAACATGGGTACTCACTCAATCAATTTAATATGCGCTGGCAAAGTCTTGAAAGATGGTGATGGCAGTGAAAAGCTTTGTCAATTGGGTATCAAAAACAACTCTAAGATTCTTGTTACTCGAGTCTTTTTAGAGGAGGGTAACTCGTTGAAAGAGGAATTAATGGCCGATGAAGAACGAAACCGTAGACTCGCTCGAGTCAA AGCAGCTGTCACTGCATTGTCCAAAAGACATGCAGATGGTTCGTTGCCAATTGAGGATTTCAATTTAGAACTTGAAGATCAAAGTGGGCAGAAATTGCACTTTTCTGAGACTGATCAACA AGCAATAATGATGGGTCTGATGCTTCATGCAAATGGAAAGGGGCTAATTAGAAGGCAAATGTTTAAAGATGCGTTAGAAGTGCTCACTATGGGAGAG GAAGCTTTCTCTTTATGCAATCCCAAGTCTATTGAA CTTGTTGACAATATCCCAATACTGCAAATAGACATGGTGTGGTGCTATTTCATGCTCCGTGACATTGCCTGGCTCTCAGTGGCGGGGGTACGCCTTGAAAAGGCTAGAGAAGGACTTGAACATGCTCATGGCAAGGATTCTTCCCGTTTTAGACTCCTTCAAGCAGGTCGCTCTTCAGAGCTTGCTCT ATATTTGAGACTAGAGCTGTTGGAAGGAGTTGTGGCATATCATAGTGGCCAGTTTGATAAATGTAGGAGGTTTTTGACCTCTGCACAAGCAAGATTCTTCCAG TTACAAGTGTCAGATGAAGCCTTATCAACTGTTATGAGCATGGGCTTTAAGGAACAAGATGCAAAGAAGGCACTGAGAATGAGCAATCAGGATGTTGAAAGTGCCATTAATTTTCTTGTTGAGGAGAAAGATAAGAAAGGAAAGAAACGGGAGGATGACATTCGTCGAAGAAATGAAATTAG GGAGCAACAACGTTATGGAGTGACACCCTTAAGGAAAGCTGTGGATCTCCAGAGATTGAAAGAGTTGATCTCTGTTGG GTTTGATAAAGAGCTTGCTGCTGAAGCTCTACGAAGAAATGAAAATGACACTCAGAAGGCATTAGATGACTTGACAAATCCAGAAACTAATACAGCCATCCAG CGCGATAttgaatcaaagaaaagaaaaagacaaCGACAAAAAGATGAGGCTACAATTGAGCAGCTTGTATCCATGGGTTTTGAAAGATCAAGAG TGGTTGAAGCTGTTCAAGCTGGTGGCTCGATGGATCAAGCAATGCAACAGTTGCTCACACAATCAAGTTCTAACCCAACAGATCCTGCTAACAGTACAATTTCTCCTGGGTTAATACCTACCAACAATGAGGGTATGGGCGAAGATCATATGAGCAATGATAGTGATGTTGGAGGTCCATCTACCAGCAAAATTGAACAGAGGGATGCAGAGATGGAAGATGAAATCGCAGATGAAATAGCAAAAGGAGATGCCTTGACTGACTATGACATTGAAGTAACAAAAGAAGGCGAGGCCATAAATGAGTATTTAGCATTGCTGGATTCTGTTGGCAGTAGTGAGAAAGCTTCTTCGCAGTGA
- the LOC110642654 gene encoding protein OS-9 homolog gives MRFLWSILVVYTLWSHVLADQIFPGPVGGSFSRSSREPKYKIEFHPEDSPFHPDDDQESVVMPDKNGQNYLCYLPKVEKVKSGKPVNQLNVSSMIVETEKRVKLKTPDELLEVLKDRCFIRQEGWWSYEFCYQKKLRQVHLEDDKVVQEFVLGVYDEEATAAYNQNLSDVSTLKDPRSKDASQRYHAHQYTNGTMCDLTNQPRETEVRFVCSEPRAMISSITELSTCKYALTIQCPMLCKHPLFQEERPVWHTINCNVLPKDTKETKAEKDKAEDKQVIMATDMEYPSNFDSDE, from the exons ATGAGATTTTTATGGTCAATTCTTGTTGTATACACTCTGTGGAGTCATGTTTTAGCCGATCAGATCTTCCCAGGTCCTGTGG GTGGTTCCTTCAGTCGCAGCTCTCGTGAACCAAAGTATAAGATTGAATTCCATCCAGAAGACTCACCTTTTCATCCT GATGATGACCAGGAGTCAGTGGTTATGCCTGACAAGAATGGACAGAATTATTTATGTTACTTGCCCAAGGTGGAGAAAGTCAAGAGTGGAAAGCCTGTTAATCAATTGAATGTGAGCAGCATGATTGTCGAAACTGAGAAACGTGTCAAATTGAAAACACCAGATGAGCTGCTTGAAGTGTTGAAAGATCGATGTTTCATCAGA CAAGAGGGTTGGTGGTCTTATGAATTCTGCTATCAGAAGAAGCTGCGGCAAGTTCATTTAGAAGATGATAAG GTGGTTCAAGAATTTGTTTTGGGTGTTTATGATGAAGAAGCAACAGCTGCGTACAACCAGAATCTCTCTGATGTTTCTACTTTGAAAGATCCTCGCTCAAAAGATGCATCTCAAAG GTATCATGCTCATCAATACACAAATGGAACCATGTGTGACCTTACAAATCAGCCCCGTGAAACTGAG GTGAGGTTCGTATGCTCAGAGCCTAGAGCTATGATTAGTTCTATCACAGAGCTATCTACTTGCAAGTATGCCCTTACAATACAGTGTCCAATGCTTTGCAAGCACCC ATTGTTCCAAGAAGAGAGACCAGTTTGGCACACCATCAACTGTAATGTCCTTCCCAAAGATACCAAGGAAACTAAGGCAGAGAAAGACAAAGCTGAAGATAAGCAGGTTATTATGGCCACTGACATGGAATATCCATCAAATTTTGATTCAGATGAATAG
- the LOC110642655 gene encoding protein PHOX1 isoform X1: MQKWLLGYSCSIWSPISELCKLVKYLIVTIVLRIVVFTMGKQNGKNKKRATGQAVDSNVKQNSPKAKDMDTAVFISMSQELKEEGNRLFQKRDHEGAMMKYEKAIKLLPTNHIDVSCLRSNMAACYMQMGVDEYPRAIHECNLALQVTPKYSKALLKRARCYEALNKLDLALKDVTTVLKMEPNNVMAIEIAERVKKALEHKGLRVNDTVIELPPEYVEPPSTSTVPKAMKQKMRKKKNKKVEEKKAKDEIEDKKIIREIEEKQTEDKVVVEEQISGAKEEPKKTVKLVFGEDIRWAQIPLNCSLLQLREAISDRFAGTGAVLIKYRDQEGDLVTITTDEELRWAEASAESQTSIRLYLVKVNPQQDPFFWKLNNKEVHKLDLEQNLSTANGKMDKGNEAENGSCYIDEWIVEFAKLFKDHVGFGSDAYLSLHELGVKVYSEAMEEAVTNEEAQDLFNTAAGTFQEMAALALFNWGNVHMSRARKKVYFTEDASKESVLEQIKTAYDWAQKEYVEAGQKYEAALKIKPDFYEALPALGQQQFEQAKLSWYYTVGNNVDLESWPPEEIVRLYNSAENYMEKGMQMWEELEAQRQCQLSTSLEVKSQSEKTGFDGLFKDVSAEEANEQAKNMRSQINLLWGTILYERSIMEFKLGLPVWQDCLEIAVEKFELAGASPTDIAVMIKNHISNDNALEGLGFRIDEIVQAWNEMYEAKKLHSGIPSFRLEPLLRRRVSKLYHALEFA; the protein is encoded by the exons ATGCAAAAGTGGTTGTTGGGTTACAGTTGTTCAATTTGGTCACCAATTTCTGAACTTTGTAAGTTAGTTAAATATTTGATTGTAACTATTGTGCTTAGGATTGTTGTGTTCACGATGGGGAAGCAAAATGGGAAGAATAAGAAACGGGCAACAGGGCAGGCAGTTGACAGTAATGTGAAGCAAAATAGCCCTAAAGCTAAAGACATGGACACTGCAGTTTTCATTTCCATGTCTCAAGAATTGAAGGAGGAAGGGAACAGGCTGTTTCAAAAGAGGGACCATGAAGGAGCTATGATGAAATACGAGAAAGCCATCAAATTGCTTCCCACGAATCATATAGATGTATCTTGTCTTAGGAGTAACATGGCTGCATGTTATATGCAGATGGGCGTGGATGAATACCCTAGGGCCATACATGAGTGTAATTTGGCACTGCAAGTCACACCAAAGTATAGTAAAGCACTGTTAAAGAGGGCCAGGTGTTATGAGGCTTTGAATAAGTTGGATTTGGCTTTGAAAGATGTTACTACAGTTTTGAAAATGGAACCAAATAATGTTATGGCAATAGAGATTGCAGAAAGGGTGAAAAAAGCACTTGAGCATAAAGGACTAAGGGTGAATGATACAGTCATTGAACTGCCTCCAGAATATGTTGAACCTCCTAGCACTTCAACTGTGCCAAAAGCAATGAAACAGAAGATgcggaagaagaaaaataaaaaggttGAGGAGAAGAAGGCTAAGGACGAAATTGAGGATAAGAAGATTATTAGGGAAATTGAGGAGAAACAGACTGAGGATAAGGTGGTAGTAGAGGAGCAAATTAGCGGAGCAAAGGAAGAACCTAAGAAGACTGTGAAACTGGTATTTGGGGAGGACATAAGATGGGCTCAGATTCCTCTTAATTGCAGCCTCCTGCAACTCAGAGAAGCCATATCTGATCGATTTGCAGGCACAGGAGCAGTTCTTATCAAATACAGGGATCAAGAAGGGGATTTGGTAACAATAACCACTGATGAAGAACTGAGATGGGCTGAAGCATCAGCTGAATCCCAGACCTCTATCAGGCTGTATTTAGTGAAAGTCAATCCTCAGCAGGATCCATTCTTTTGGAAACTTAACAATAAGGAGGTGCACAAACTGGATTTGGAACAAAATTTATCCACAGCGAATGGGAAGATGGACAAAGGCAACGAAGCAGAAAATGGATCTTGTTATATTGATGAATGGATAGTAGAGTTTGCTAAGCTGTTTAAAGACCATGTGGGGTTTGGTTCTGATGCATATCTCAGTCTTCATGAACTTGGTGTCAAGGTATATTCTGAGGCTATGGAGGAGGCAGTTACAAATGAAGAAGCACAAGACCTTTTTAACACAGCAGCAGGGACGTTCCAAGAGATGGCAGCTTTGGCATTGTTCAACTGGGGTAATGTTCATATGTCTAGAGCAAGGAAGAAGGTTTACTTCACAGAAGATGCTTCAAAAGAATCAGTGCTTGAACAGATAAAAACTGCTTATGATTGGGCACAGAAGGAATATGTTGAAGCAGGACAGAAGTATGAAGCAGCATTGAAAATCAAACCAGATTTCTATGAAGCTCTTCCAGCTCTAGGGCAGCAGCAGTTTGAGCAGGCTAAACTTTCTTGGTATTACACAGTTGGCAACAATGTTGACTTAGAATCATGGCCTCCAGAAGAGATTGTACGACTTTATAATAGTGCTGAGAACTACATGGAAAAAGGCATGCAGATGTGGGAAGAATTGGAAGCACAACGCCAATGTCAACTGTCTACTTCACTTGAGGTTAAATCTCAATCTGAGAAAACAGGTTTCGATGGGCTATTTAAAGATGTATCAGCAGAAGAAGCCAATGAGCAGGCGAAGAACATGAGGTCTCAGATTAATCTCCTATGGGGAACCATACTCTATGAGCGATCAATCATGGAATTCAAATTAGGGCTACCAGTCTGGCAAGATTGTTTGGAAATTGCAGTTGAGAAGTTTGAGCTTGCTGGAGCTTCGCCAACAGATATAGCTGTTATGATAAAGAACCATATTTCAAATGATAATGCATTAGAAG GTCTAGGATTTAGAATTGATGAAATAGTACAGGCATGGAATGAGATGTATGAAGCCAAAAAGTTGCATAGTGGAATTCCTTCCTTCCGGTTAGAACCATTACTTCGTAGACGAGTTTCAAAACTTTACCATGCTCTAGAGTTCGCATGA
- the LOC110642655 gene encoding protein PHOX1 isoform X2, with amino-acid sequence MGKQNGKNKKRATGQAVDSNVKQNSPKAKDMDTAVFISMSQELKEEGNRLFQKRDHEGAMMKYEKAIKLLPTNHIDVSCLRSNMAACYMQMGVDEYPRAIHECNLALQVTPKYSKALLKRARCYEALNKLDLALKDVTTVLKMEPNNVMAIEIAERVKKALEHKGLRVNDTVIELPPEYVEPPSTSTVPKAMKQKMRKKKNKKVEEKKAKDEIEDKKIIREIEEKQTEDKVVVEEQISGAKEEPKKTVKLVFGEDIRWAQIPLNCSLLQLREAISDRFAGTGAVLIKYRDQEGDLVTITTDEELRWAEASAESQTSIRLYLVKVNPQQDPFFWKLNNKEVHKLDLEQNLSTANGKMDKGNEAENGSCYIDEWIVEFAKLFKDHVGFGSDAYLSLHELGVKVYSEAMEEAVTNEEAQDLFNTAAGTFQEMAALALFNWGNVHMSRARKKVYFTEDASKESVLEQIKTAYDWAQKEYVEAGQKYEAALKIKPDFYEALPALGQQQFEQAKLSWYYTVGNNVDLESWPPEEIVRLYNSAENYMEKGMQMWEELEAQRQCQLSTSLEVKSQSEKTGFDGLFKDVSAEEANEQAKNMRSQINLLWGTILYERSIMEFKLGLPVWQDCLEIAVEKFELAGASPTDIAVMIKNHISNDNALEGLGFRIDEIVQAWNEMYEAKKLHSGIPSFRLEPLLRRRVSKLYHALEFA; translated from the exons ATGGGGAAGCAAAATGGGAAGAATAAGAAACGGGCAACAGGGCAGGCAGTTGACAGTAATGTGAAGCAAAATAGCCCTAAAGCTAAAGACATGGACACTGCAGTTTTCATTTCCATGTCTCAAGAATTGAAGGAGGAAGGGAACAGGCTGTTTCAAAAGAGGGACCATGAAGGAGCTATGATGAAATACGAGAAAGCCATCAAATTGCTTCCCACGAATCATATAGATGTATCTTGTCTTAGGAGTAACATGGCTGCATGTTATATGCAGATGGGCGTGGATGAATACCCTAGGGCCATACATGAGTGTAATTTGGCACTGCAAGTCACACCAAAGTATAGTAAAGCACTGTTAAAGAGGGCCAGGTGTTATGAGGCTTTGAATAAGTTGGATTTGGCTTTGAAAGATGTTACTACAGTTTTGAAAATGGAACCAAATAATGTTATGGCAATAGAGATTGCAGAAAGGGTGAAAAAAGCACTTGAGCATAAAGGACTAAGGGTGAATGATACAGTCATTGAACTGCCTCCAGAATATGTTGAACCTCCTAGCACTTCAACTGTGCCAAAAGCAATGAAACAGAAGATgcggaagaagaaaaataaaaaggttGAGGAGAAGAAGGCTAAGGACGAAATTGAGGATAAGAAGATTATTAGGGAAATTGAGGAGAAACAGACTGAGGATAAGGTGGTAGTAGAGGAGCAAATTAGCGGAGCAAAGGAAGAACCTAAGAAGACTGTGAAACTGGTATTTGGGGAGGACATAAGATGGGCTCAGATTCCTCTTAATTGCAGCCTCCTGCAACTCAGAGAAGCCATATCTGATCGATTTGCAGGCACAGGAGCAGTTCTTATCAAATACAGGGATCAAGAAGGGGATTTGGTAACAATAACCACTGATGAAGAACTGAGATGGGCTGAAGCATCAGCTGAATCCCAGACCTCTATCAGGCTGTATTTAGTGAAAGTCAATCCTCAGCAGGATCCATTCTTTTGGAAACTTAACAATAAGGAGGTGCACAAACTGGATTTGGAACAAAATTTATCCACAGCGAATGGGAAGATGGACAAAGGCAACGAAGCAGAAAATGGATCTTGTTATATTGATGAATGGATAGTAGAGTTTGCTAAGCTGTTTAAAGACCATGTGGGGTTTGGTTCTGATGCATATCTCAGTCTTCATGAACTTGGTGTCAAGGTATATTCTGAGGCTATGGAGGAGGCAGTTACAAATGAAGAAGCACAAGACCTTTTTAACACAGCAGCAGGGACGTTCCAAGAGATGGCAGCTTTGGCATTGTTCAACTGGGGTAATGTTCATATGTCTAGAGCAAGGAAGAAGGTTTACTTCACAGAAGATGCTTCAAAAGAATCAGTGCTTGAACAGATAAAAACTGCTTATGATTGGGCACAGAAGGAATATGTTGAAGCAGGACAGAAGTATGAAGCAGCATTGAAAATCAAACCAGATTTCTATGAAGCTCTTCCAGCTCTAGGGCAGCAGCAGTTTGAGCAGGCTAAACTTTCTTGGTATTACACAGTTGGCAACAATGTTGACTTAGAATCATGGCCTCCAGAAGAGATTGTACGACTTTATAATAGTGCTGAGAACTACATGGAAAAAGGCATGCAGATGTGGGAAGAATTGGAAGCACAACGCCAATGTCAACTGTCTACTTCACTTGAGGTTAAATCTCAATCTGAGAAAACAGGTTTCGATGGGCTATTTAAAGATGTATCAGCAGAAGAAGCCAATGAGCAGGCGAAGAACATGAGGTCTCAGATTAATCTCCTATGGGGAACCATACTCTATGAGCGATCAATCATGGAATTCAAATTAGGGCTACCAGTCTGGCAAGATTGTTTGGAAATTGCAGTTGAGAAGTTTGAGCTTGCTGGAGCTTCGCCAACAGATATAGCTGTTATGATAAAGAACCATATTTCAAATGATAATGCATTAGAAG GTCTAGGATTTAGAATTGATGAAATAGTACAGGCATGGAATGAGATGTATGAAGCCAAAAAGTTGCATAGTGGAATTCCTTCCTTCCGGTTAGAACCATTACTTCGTAGACGAGTTTCAAAACTTTACCATGCTCTAGAGTTCGCATGA